The Salminus brasiliensis chromosome 4, fSalBra1.hap2, whole genome shotgun sequence nucleotide sequence GGCAGCTGACGTATCTACTACGCAGGAAGAGCAAGATGAGGTGGATCGCAGGTCTGCCTCTGAAGTTCCTCTACGAAGAGAGAAGCTCTCGGAGCAGCTGAAAGGACTGGGTGATAGGGTGCAGATGATCAGCAGTGAGGTGAACAAAGGTAGCCTGAGAGAGGTGGGGGCCATCATAGATCAACTGAGTGGTACTACTTTGACTGAGTTTCAGAGGAAGACAGGGACTAACCTGGGTGAGGATGAGACAAAGGAGTCCCTCTTGCAGCACATTCAAGTGAGTAAATTAAAAGTAGAGTAATTTACTGTTTGTTTACGAGGTGTTTTGATGAATCAAGGCAAATAATTTTGGGTAAAATTAACGCAGGACAGTCCTCACCTTGTCACATTATGAGAACTTGTACATTGCAGAATCTCAAATTGTGCTGCTTAAACTGAATTCGAATGCTGCTGATATCAGAACTAATACACATTGACAAATGACCCTGAATACCTAACGTCCCTTTACCATTACAGGCATTCTGCTCAAACCTAGAAGAATTGATTCAGTGGTTGTACAAAGTGGTGGAGAAGATGGAAGTCCTTTCCCCTCCTACAGTGGACATTGATAGTGTTAAAGCTTCCCTGACTGACTATAAGGTCAGTGGTTTGTATAACAACCAGATACAATATATGatattaaagtgaaaaattgACATTTCTTGCACTTGGGCTCACCCTACAGCCGGGAAGTGTATTTGATGTTTTgggccaccactaaaggacaaaCCTTTCTGGACTTTTGTAAGAAACAGAAAGGTCACTGAAAGTGAGAAACGCACGTGGACTGagatggtagagtaatattactggattttacacaaatatggtgttacacagttctcacaagcgTTATCCTGCCTGCcttaccaaagttacatacgTAGTTAGCAGCGTGTCACGCCTGGTGTAACAATGACAGCAATGCTGGTTTTCCTATtaccagtcagtggagcatcacagtgattttgaagctgttattttaaggtaaaatgctacatagtgttgctttgaATAGGGATGCAACCAATAATACATTCTAGGTTGATTCttaaatttgatatttttaaaggaacatttaTGCTGAAACATTTTTCAAATTTGTGTCAAATTGGGACCAAGGTACAGgcttacaaatgcagtaaaataaatgaaatgcagTATGAATAAAAAGTGGCATTTTATCGTAGTAGCTTTACATCACCTGAATGTGGAAAATACCAGTACTAATCTGTCCGGTACCGTCCAGTCACCTGGCTCTTCCATATATACTCTTCACCAATTATCTGCCAGTACTAATATGATTCAAATATTATAATGCATCTCAAATAGTAAACCTATTTCATTATTACTGACATTAATGACTGCATCAATGGATTATTTCCAGAGTTTTCAGAAGGAAATCCAAGCCCACCAGCCTCTTACTGCATCTGTCCTGCAGACTGGAGAGATGTTATTGTGCTGCATGAACTCTGCCTCACCCTGTGAGTATGATTGTTCGATTGCCCTGATTAATATTGCCCCGCATTAATATTAAGCATCCAAACAACTAAAATCTTTATACATTGTGGCACTGGTTAGATATGTAATTATAAAGCACTGTTGTTTTTGTGGTGCTCTGCTAAGGTAGGTCTGGCTAAGATTGTGTGTCTGTTTAAGTGATTTATTAGgcatttattttctgaattttctaACCACTATATCTGTTCAGTTCCCATAAATACTCAGACACTTTTAGAGTTTACACCTAGGGGCATTCGTAGGGTGACTTTCCACACCTGTCACTGAATGTCAGCCATAACAGAGAGGGTTACTTGTAACAGATATGAGGCACAACAAGAAGATCTACTTTTTCTGAAGGAGTGTAAAAGTGTGCCTGGATTGTTTTACAGACCAAAGAATCTAACTTGTAAACTGTAAAACATGTCTTGGACCAAACATTAAAAGTAGCATCTCAGTTGGATCTGAGTGCTGTGGATTAGATGTCTATTTGTTAAAGTGTTGTCATAAAGGTAGTTAAGTTAGATACGCATTACTTCACAACAACACCAAAATGGCCTGTTTTTCTCTGGAGCGTGTATCTCAGGGATACCTCACTGCTGGTAGAACATGTAGTTCAGTGTAACCCAACACCCACAGTCCTGTCGGACAGAAACAGGAAACGGTCTACTGGGAGAATAAGGCCATGCATGCATGCCTTAAAGGCCAGTGTTGTTATTGTTCTATTTCTGGCCATTGGATAGCAGTAGCACTCCGTGTTATACTGAATACATAGCATATTTTATGTGTTAAAAATAAGTTCAGTTTATACACTGCAGGAATTTAATTTTGCTGAGAAAtacactgtcacacacaaaaagtatattagtatatatatagaagTATGAACGCAGTATAGATTCATATTAGAAagattcagattatgtcaaaaagtgaaaatttgcaaaaatggagatgcagctATACacaccatttaaaaacaaagatttACAATCAATATTAATGCTGCATTGTGATATGCTGAGGGGAGTATCAATGAATTAAATTGTAATGGTGTTTCATGTTATTATTCCAATTTTTCATTCATGTATTAAAAATTGTGTCACTATAATATTAAAACTGTGCAGCATCCTACAAAACACAGCCTGTTTAAATACTCATGCATTTTCTTTTGCTTGATTTTCAACTGTTGGACTCTAGTCCTGAAGGAGACGCTGATGTTGATAGAGAGGCAGTCGCGCGTATTGGAGACCCACTCAGAACACCTCTTTTCTTCTATCCTCTCAGCCATGGACTGCCTTACTGAACCACACAGCCAGGACGACACAGGTAAACACTCCATGCCAACACTCTTAAGTGTTCGTGTtgaacagagcagagtttagAGTGTTCAGGTAAATATCTCCtcattgtttgtgttttcattCGATGAATCAGTGAAGAATATCAGTGTTCAGGTATCTTAGAATATATATAGAGTACAGATACACTaggcatacacacactgcttgttgAATGTGTAGTGCTCCTGAAGACTTGAAGGtgtgtcatgcaaaaacctttaaTCTCCACAGTGGCAGCTTTACTGGAGATGTAaaaattctcatttttaaaatggaagtcaatgtaaaaagtttttattatttttatttaattttagagcatttctgttggtcagaaagtaaagaacaactgaccagattcacattatgtcaaaaagtggaaaaaaagttttttgcgtgacagcagcAATTTGCAAAAATGAAAACTGGTCAGAGTAAGGGTTTGCAGACTTATAATGTATAATacaatggttggtgtggcgcaacagataacaccattacctgccactgagctaccacatcatgtgggagactggggttcgattcccggtctgggtgactgtgctgcgctacaccaataagagtccttgggcaagactccaaacgctacactgacccacctctgtaacacGAGTAACCttgtctggataagagcgtctgctaaatgccataaatgtaaatgtaaatataatgtatacacaAAAGTTTATCACATCCAAACCAGtagaatattaattttaaaatcttGTGCTGGTAATTAGCAAACTTCACATTTAATCTGTATGAATCAGTTACAGTTTGAATAAAATGGTTATGCAAAGTGCACCAGTCACAGGAAATAATATTACATCTGTAACTATGTCCATTACAACTAGAACTTGTTTGCCGCTATTTGAGAATGAGCCTTTCATTCATTTCCTTTTCATTTCTCAACAGAAAGAACGTCCTGAAGGTCTCCACTCCTCTACAGCATTTAGTTTCCCGGAAACAATAACCTTTCAAAAACATTCTTCAATTGAATGTAACAAgatgttattattgtaattaatgtaatttcACCATTTTTATTAGGATCTATTTCTATTTTTCAAGATGTGTTTTCATTAGTAAATTGCAGCtggtgttttaaatgtgtcaaaaaaagcaaaaacaaccaaacaaaaatactttaaatgtttaataagaCAAATTAGGACACAGACTCAAGTATTTGACTTGATCCGGTTATTGgtcaataataatattttacttATTGAAACTAAAAGTTTTTATGAGTCTAACTTGCATTGTTTTAAAACAGATCACTTGAAGGGAAGGAATACATCCAACACTTGCTATTACATTAGTTAAGCAGGTGTATGTGCACCGTACGTGGTATAATGTTTGTTTTACTGTTGGCACAAAcctgtaaatgtatttgtttcaAAAGTGCTCACATATCAGTATGTCCTACTCATATCTCATTGAAAGTCATGATGGCATTATTTTGCAACACTTCCTGTTATGGTGGTTTGAAGTGCTTGCTGCTCAGTGTTGGTGCAGTTCATGATCTCAGGTTTAttacttcattaagttttaATAACAGACAGCACACAGGACCTCATTTGAATTCCTGCAGCTTCAGTTTCTACCTGAGGAGAAAGACCTGGATAAGCACACTGCTGTTCATGCTACATGTGTCATGTCATTTCTAGGCATCATATTCTGAGTGCTAAGTAATGTTATTTGTGGTGTTATGCCTAAAAGGCTGAACATGCAATAAGTGTTTTAATAACGGTTTGATATTTTTCACAGTAAAGGTTTTCTCTTGCTTAAAATGCAGTTTTTCTAACAGTGACAATGTTTCTTATTTAACCAACTTCCTGTTTGTTACATTATATGgttgcaagaaaaaaaagcaaactcTAGAATTACCTGAATTTCTCAAGTTACTGTGTTTGTCCATCATTGGGACTTACATAACAATCAGACCATCAATTCAGAAACCCATCATTTAAATGAGGTTATGTATTTTGTCTTGCAATTATTtggttgctttgtttttttttccttaaaaaaagtattttatgcaAAGTTGTTTAGAGATGTATGTTGCACATATCAGCTCCAGGTATATCTATGGACAATATCTTCCCTAATCACCACAATGTACTTTGTTCATATCAACAAGATAACAAAGCACATGTAAAACCCAGTTATGCAACATGCACTATAAAGGTCAGGACCTACTGAGTTAAATTACTCTAGGCGTGAGGCAACACAAACTACGTGATACCATTAACAAGTTCATTCAAAGCAGAATTCAGTTGCCTTTATTATGAAAAAAGAGAACATAGTGTTTTATATGCAGTTGTTCCACTTGCAAGATATTCCACAGGTAATGACTAATTTGAAATTGATTTTAGATTACCGGAACAGTATGGTTTCCATATGAATGTtgaataaataatcaaaaacaCATACATGGTCTCTACAAGTTCTACCAAGAATTGCAGACATATCTGATATTGTACAGTCTGGTGgtacaatatttattttactcatTTGTTAAATGTTACATGTAGCGCAACAAAATTACAATAGTCTGCAGCCACAAAATTAAATGCAAAAAGATTCAAAAGTAAAACTACGTAGATAATGTATTCAATTCTACAGAACTGGCAATTCAGatcttacatatatatacataatgtatatgtacatatatctCACTAGACTTTTTGACATTGGACAGCCACTGTTGTGCAGTTTGTTGAAACGCAGATTGGCAAAACACCTGTTAAAGGGGACAAAAACCTACACATGCTGatataaacagtaaaataatCACAGGAAAAAAGTAAGAAATaaaaaggacagaaaaaaagacgtCGTCATTGAATTTTGACCACAGTAGACCTGCAGTAGGAATGCAGTGAGATAAATACACATATTTCTTAGAAacctgcacacagacacacagttgtGTGAAAATGAAATCTCTCGTTTtaggggtggggagggggtggttcaaagcagccccagaccaATACCAAAAATCTGAccttttagcatttttaaacTTGAGAGGGAAGGGGGCCAGAACGGTGGCAGATTCTTCTATGGTTTTTGGTAGTGCGGCTACATACAGTACAATTTAGGCAACTTAAGTCATTTCCTGTCTCTCAATCTCACTCTTGTCTCTCTGAAAGTGGTCTACCTGTCTTTCTCTGGTTTTATTGGGGCTTGTTCCTTGTGATTCTGGGGCCAGGGCTTTGGAAAGAAGCGAGAGGAGGTGGCCTCAGCAGCAGCCTCCAGAGGCAGGCTTCACTGGAGTGCTCTGGATCTTCACGTTGGATTTCTCGGTGCCTCCAGCTGTTGCTCCAGGACCCATTCTCTTCTTGATCTCGGCAGCCATAGTCATGAAGGCTTGTTCCACATTGGTGGCATTCTTAGCGCTAGTTTCCAAGAAAGGGATGCCAAGGGAGTCAGCAAATTCCTGGGGAACACAAAGATTCATTCAGTTTATTCACAGTTACCACGCACAATAGAGAATTTGTCAAAAGTACTACAATCacacattattatattacaatttATAATGCAGGCACAACTTGGACAAAATTACAAGAAAAGAATCGGTACCTTTGCCGTTGTGTAGTCCAccactttttttgttgttaagtCACACTTGTTTCCCACCAATAACTTGTTAACGTTTTCACTGGCATAGCGGTCAATCTCCTGTAGCCACTGTTTAACATTATTGAaggactcctgaaaaaaagTGAGATTAACCTTATGAAGAGAGAAGTTGTCAAAGAGCGCACCTGGTACTAACACCATAGCAGAAACAGGGCAAAGCTTTAGAAATTCGCTAAATAACAGCAGACTCACCTGGTCTGTAACATCGTAGACTACGATAATGCCGTGTGCTCCTCTGTAGTAGCTTGACGTGATTGTGCGAAACCTCTCTTGTCCTGCTGTGTCCCACTGCAGAGAACAAACAGAACAGTCAATTCAAATTCTCTATTTTGGTAAGGCAAACTGCCAGAGACAGAACAAAACAGTCCATTCTGAGCTTCACAAAGCAGACATCTGCTTTCTAAGCCAATGCAAAAAAAGAACACCTGATCTTCAAATCAGTAGCTTAAAGCAAACAGATAATACAGCAaagtatgttttgtttttaccacATTCTGTGTTTCTGAGGTAATTTCTGCACAACATGCTTTTCTTGTGAAACTGGAATCAAAAGTTGCTTTGAATATGAATGGTGGTCAAATTCTTTACTATTTACTTATAATAATTGCATCATTATTtggtgtgcatgtatgtataatgtgcaTTACATTCACAAGAGTTACAATTAATAACTATATACATATGTACCTCCAACAGAAGTGCACTTCAATACACAAGAAACATAGAACTGAAGGAGACTTACGATTTGAAGTTTGATGGTCTTTCCATCTAACTCTATAGTTCTTATTTTGAAGTCCACACCAATAGTGCTAATGTAGCTTTCTGTGTACGTGTCatcctgaaaaagaaaaagaaaatgagtAAGCAGAACAAGGGCATTCAGAGGTCATGCTGATCTCACATCTGGTTCAACCTACAAGTGAAACATATACATAAATCAATCCTACATGTTAACAAAAACTGTGAACATATGAAGGGGTACAAATTTTACACTGCAGAGACACTGCAACAACCAGAACACTTCAAATACTCAGACCTCATCTGAGCTAAATCTCACATGCAGTCCCATCACTTCGGTATTAATAGCTGAGCAGCTCTAAATATGAATTAAACACCTACTGCAAATCGGAGAAGAAGGCAAGACTTTCCAACACCAGAGTCACCAATCAAGAGCAGCTTGAATAaatagtcactgtagagaaaaaagaaaaaaaatcagacacTGACCTTGAGACACCTTGAGATCTTTAAGCTATGCCTGGCTCATGTGacctacatttttaaaaagggtGACTGTTGTGCAAATTCACAAATTGCAGCTGGTAGTCTATTATATGTTCTTAGAGGCGTTTGGTAGTACTACGGTTCACCTACCTACAGGTAGGGTTTAGGCTTAATCAAGCTGGGTGATATCACGCTGACTTGTTAGCATAACCTCATTAAAATAAGGTCCACATTTCAGAACCAGTAACAGAGGAAGGTCATAACGGTCAGTTGATCCACAGTGAGAGAGTGCCCCAACAGCCACAACAAGAACAGCAGGCACACTTTCTGGGATTAAACACTGCATGTATTCTGGATAATTACAATAGGGTTAAAGGGTTTTCTTCTGCCAAGGTTAACTTGCGTAGAATTATtgtgcaaataaatataaaccattacaatttattaaaaaaattatattaaaaaaatataacaaACACACAATGTATGACATGTACAATGAGTTCAGAAACATTTATTTGCTCAGCAATCTTTAAGCCCTGACAATATCCACAGTATGCTTAGAAAAAACATCAAACAATAgcaaaattgatcacaataaaaGTTCAATTGTTCAGCTCTATATTAAACTAAGTTAACTATTTTTTGATGttaatgaattatatatatatattttatattaatggCAAGCAACATCTTGTGCTGTGTCCATGTTCTACTTTTAAACACCAGTAAACTATGTTAAACTATGGCACTTGCTTAACCAAAATAAATATACAGGTGTTTTAGTTGCCACCTAACTTAGTCTTGGTACCAAATGCAGGGTTTCGCCTTCAGGACAAAACTTGGGTTATGACAATTCGATAAAATAAGAGTGTAAATAAAACA carries:
- the rab1ab gene encoding ras-related protein Rab-1A; its protein translation is MNPEYDYLFKLLLIGDSGVGKSCLLLRFADDTYTESYISTIGVDFKIRTIELDGKTIKLQIWDTAGQERFRTITSSYYRGAHGIIVVYDVTDQESFNNVKQWLQEIDRYASENVNKLLVGNKCDLTTKKVVDYTTAKEFADSLGIPFLETSAKNATNVEQAFMTMAAEIKKRMGPGATAGGTEKSNVKIQSTPVKPASGGCC